Part of the Pirellulales bacterium genome, ACTGTTATAGCTAAGCGGGCCTGCCTTGACCGTCGCCCCGCCGCCGTTGGTCACATCCGCCTGCTGGCAACTGCACGCACATCCCGAAGTGCAGCTGCTGAAGCTTTCGCCAAGATAAGCGAACTCCGTCAGCACCCGCCGCTCTTCCAGCGTTTCAATCCGCGGCAGCCGCGAGAATTGCTTCCGCAGTTTGCCCCCCCCCGTGGCGTTTACCTAGCTTCCGCAAAGTCTTCGTCCAGGCGCGTGGAGACAAGCGCATCGCAAAACCCTCCTGATTGTGTGAATAGGGTCGCCAAGAAGCTGCCGCTCTTTTAGAGGCCGCACTTCTGAAGGAAAGAATGCCCCTCAATATTGCGGCTTCGGAGGTGGATGATAACGCGCGCTTGCTCGGCGTCAATTAGCGCGGCAGAAAATTTTCACAAAAATCTTTTTCCGAAAAATTGGCCGCCGGAGCCGAAATCCTGCTTGACGCAAGTGCCACTGACAGACGGTTGTCACTGGTCAGAAAAGTTTTTTTCGATCGTGCAGAGAGTGGCTAAGTCGTTCCATAGTAGGGGGTTGCGCCGATCTGCCGCGTAGACCATCCCCCTTGCGCTGGTGATTTGGAGAAAAATCGCGAGAAATTTCAGCGATTCGGTTCAGGGTGAGACGAATGTGGAAATTGCAATATTCTTGGCGGGCCACAATCGATCTCGACGCTCCCTTCGCCGACAAATTCCCAAACGATTGCTGGCAGCAGGTCCGGCGGAAATGGCGCGTAAGTATCTTGCTTGAGTGGACAAGAACGCGATCCAGGTATTCTCTCGCTCCTCTGAAGAGGATCGAGACAATACCTTGATCGCGTAAATCATCTCGCGACCTTGAGTTCGGGAAACAGTTGCTTTTGGAAATTCCGTGCAACTGCTGATTTCAGCGGCTTTGCGGTTCAAAACTGCGCCGGTCCGCTTATCGCAATGCCCCGTCGATGCGTGGATTCGCCGTAGGATCGCAGGATTGGTTCAAGCAGGTGGGCCATTTCGTGGGCGATGATGTATTCGAGGCATTCCTTCGGTTTCTTGGCCAGGTCGGTATTCAGGCGGATCGTGCCGGCGCGGTGGTTGCAACTGCCCCACTTGGTTTTCATACGCTGCACGAAGACTCGACGACGCTGCGCTTCGTAGATCAACGAACGCGCAGCGTATTTCGCCCCTTCGCGCCCGTTTCGGGCAGAACCTACGCCATCGCATGCCGCAATCAGGATGCGGTCGCCGATGGTATTAACGGCGACATAGTCCTCGCATCCTCTGCCGACCGCCGCGTGGGCAGATCCGCAAACGCATTCGGCAATGCATTTCCACATGTGTAGGCTTCCTAGGAATTCGTGGTCGGTACCGCGAGGGACCGCTGCGTCTCTGGGCTCGAAATGCGCACGGAGACGCGGACGAACACTTCATTCCAGGAGGTGCGGCTCACGATCTCCGGCGGAGTGCGGAAGCCCAACGCGGTGAGATGTCCGCAGTCGGTTTCGTCGACGCCGATCGGCAGAAATGTGACGTTCCCCGAGTGCTCTGCGTCTCGCGCACGCTCAACCGCGGCGCGAAGATAATCCGCATGCTCGCCATACGGTACCCCGTCCGAGAGAAGCATGAGGTACGGCGTGTAGTAGAGAGTGCCGGCGGCGTCGAGTTCGAGCATGCGTTCCAGCACATGATCCAGCGCCGCGTTGAGTGCGGCGCCTGTGGGGGTCGCTCCGTCGGGTTGCAAGGCGGGGACGTCCCAGCCCGTGACCGACTGGAACGGAATTGAGCGAACTGAGCTTCCGAATGTGATGGTTGCGATCTCGCCGCTGCTCGCAAACCATTGATTGCCGCAGAGGTATTTCTTGGCGAGCAGCAGCCCCTCGGCAAAGCGATCGATTTTGGGAACCGAGTCTTCTTGGCCATTGAGCGTCGCCTTATTCGCCGTGGAGCCAGAAGCGTCGACGATGAATTCGACCAACTGGCGCTTGGTAGGATTCGCGAATTGAGGGCCATCAGAGAGTTGGCTAGCGGTTTTCATTTTTGAGACTCCTTAGTGGGGAAAGTGAGTTCGAGTCACGGACGAATCGGGACACGGAAATGGCGCAGTCGGTTACGGAGCGCAACGGGCGCTTGGCAGGTTGTGGAAGCGGCGAGCGTCGGCGAGCGGCATTCATGGCCGGCCTCCTTCCCGCTCAGGGCTGAAAGCGAGGGCGTCGATTAGCCTGAAAACGGCCTCACGAATGTGAGGCGGAAGATGGGGCCACGCTTCGGCGATCCGGCATACGGCTAGGTGATCGGAAGGCGGCCTGCCGTCTCCCAGCCCGGAAGGCCCTGCCGGCTCATCGCCGGAACGCGGCGCAGAATGCGGCGCACCATTGGCGCAGAATGCCGCGCAGCAAGCGCGTGCATGGTCTGGCACTGAATCGCAAAAAGGAGATGTAACCCCTGGCCTGGCAGGGGTTTGTGCGTCGTCCTGCGACGACGTGCGATTCAGTGCGAAAGATTCAAAGCGGAGAGGACAGGATTCGAACCTGCGGACCGGGTTGCCCCGGTCACCGATTTAGCAAACCGGCGCTTTCGACCACTCAGCCACCTCTCCAGGGTTGGAAAGCCACGGCGTACCTTACTTGGTTGGCGATCCTGAGCGTCATTTCCCAGTTTCCTAAACCAAAGCCATGGCGACCATCTTACTTCCAAATTCTATTGAATCGGCGTCAGCGTGCAAGGTTTACAAACAAACTCCTCGTAACGCTGGACAATTGCAACTTGACGGTTAACGCGGCTTGCAGTCAGAAAATTGCCGCAAAATTGCAGCAGCACAGGCATTCGTGCGGTTAATATAGGGTATCTTTGCGGCGCGATCCGACGGCGGCAGTCGCATCGCCCCGCGTCGTCGCCGACGTTTTTTCCGAACTTTCGGGAGTTTCTGATGGGAACGTTTTACACAATTTTGCAATCGGCCGACCTGCAGCTAGGCTTGCCATTGCGGGCAGCGATCTTTGGCCTTGTCTATAGTCTGCTGCCGACTGTTGCAGGTTCGCATTGCGTTGCATCCGAGGCCCACGCCGTCGCAGCGGCGATGGATTCGATCACATCCGACGCGTTGCAAGACATCGTAGAAACCCTGGCCGCCGATTCGTTCGAGGGGCGCGAAACGGGTGGTCGCGGTGGTCGAGCCGCCGGCGTTTATATTGGGGAATTTTTTCAGAAACATAAGCTTCGTGGCGGCGGGTCGAAAGGCGGATACTACCAACCATTCAATTCCAACAGTCGCAACATCCTCGGGTATATTCCGGGAAGCGATCCGGAACTTAAGGAGCAATTCGTCTTTGTTACCGCGCATTATGATCACGTCGGCTATGGCAGCGCCTCGAATAGCAACGGACCGACTGGCTACATTCATAACGGTGCCGACGACAACGCCAGTGGCGTTTCCGGCGTGCTCGAAACAATCGACGCTTTCACCAATCTTCCTCATTCGCCAAAGCGTTCCCTGATGTTCGCCCTGTGGGATGCCGAAGAGGCCGGATTGCT contains:
- a CDS encoding SprT-like domain-containing protein, with the protein product MWKCIAECVCGSAHAAVGRGCEDYVAVNTIGDRILIAACDGVGSARNGREGAKYAARSLIYEAQRRRVFVQRMKTKWGSCNHRAGTIRLNTDLAKKPKECLEYIIAHEMAHLLEPILRSYGESTHRRGIAISGPAQF